In Lonchura striata isolate bLonStr1 chromosome 2, bLonStr1.mat, whole genome shotgun sequence, a single genomic region encodes these proteins:
- the ACOD1 gene encoding LOW QUALITY PROTEIN: cis-aconitate decarboxylase (The sequence of the model RefSeq protein was modified relative to this genomic sequence to represent the inferred CDS: inserted 2 bases in 2 codons; substituted 2 bases at 2 genomic stop codons), producing MRKWKGLIFLXPPQTDTHKXXESEFPCSLATTPLLHLSGTXHHPCKMWAKTVTGNFAKVINGLNANQLTDQVIQRSKRMILDTLGVGLLGTSTEVCHKVAQYSKIYSSDLSSTIWGHLDFRLPPVYAAFVNGVAVHSMDFDDTWHPATHPSGAVLPAVIALSEAFPQKKKISGLDLLLAFNVGIEVQGRLLHFSREARNIPRRFHPPAVVGTMGSAAACAKLLALDQQECKNALAIAASYAGAPLANAATQIKPLHVGNAAKHGLEAACLALQGLQGNKQILDMESGMGAFYTDYNPQTLPILQSYPWLLDQQDVAIKRFPAHLATHWVADAASSVRRKLVQSSENLLPLDKIEKVILKVPEVRYVNRPSPASEHEARHSFQFVACSALLDGSMSVQSFASENIHRPALRELLCKTQLEHPPDNTPSFDSLYCEVSVTLQDGNTTSDRCTTFYGHWRKPLKKEDLEKKFQSNVHGILQTEAMEGIIETVYNLEKVEDCSVLSTFLSGQSARALPKKLRFF from the exons ATGCGTAAGTGGAAAGGCCTAATATTCC CCCCCCCTCAGACAGACACACATAAATAGTGAGAGAGTGAGTTCCCCTGCTCACTGGCCACCACTCCTTTGCTGCATCTCTCTGGGA TGCATCACCCCTGCAAGATGTGGGCAAAG acAGTTACAGGAAATTTTGCCAAGGTGATTAATGGTTTGAATGCAAATCAGTTGACAGATCAAGTAATTCAGAGAAGTAAACGAATGATTCTGGATACTCTTGGAGTGGGGCTTCTGGGTACCAGCACCGAGGTCTGCCACAAAGTGGCACAGTACAGCAAG ATCTACAGCTCAGATTTATCCAGTACCATCTGGGGCCACTTGGATTTCCGACTGCCTCCTGTGTATGCAGCTTTTGTGAATGGAGTGGCT GTGCACTCAATGGACTTTGATGacacctggcatccagccacACACCCATCTGGGGCTGTGCTCCCTGCAGTGATTGCACTCTCAGAGGCTTttcctcagaagaaaaaaatctcggGTCTTGATCTGCTCTTAGCTTTCAATGTGGGAATCGAAGTACAAGGCAGGTTGCTGCACTTCTCCAGAGAAGCCAGGAATATTCCAAGAAG GTTTCACCCACCGGCTGTGGTTGGTACAATGGGGAGTGCAGCAGCTTGTGCTAAACTTCTAGCTCTCGACCAGCAGGAATGTAAAAATGCCTTGGCTATTGCTGCTTCCTATGCAGGTGCCCCACTGGCTAATGCAGCAACCCAAATAAAGCCCCTCCATGTTGGCAATGCTGCCAAGCACGGACTGGAAGCGGCTTGCTTAGCTTTACAAGGCCTTCAAGGAAACAAACAGATCTTGGACATGGAGTCAGGGATGGGTGCGTTTTATACAGATTACAACCCACAGACCCTGCCAATCTTGCAGTCCTACCCCTGGCTCTTGGACCAGCAAGACGTGGCCATCAAACGCTTTCCTGCTCATCTTGCAACACACTGGGTGGCTGATGCAGCTTCTTCTGTTAGGAGGAAGCTTGTGCAGAGCAGCGAGAACTTGCTTCCCCTTGATAAAATTGAGAAAGTCATTCTCAAAGTCCCTGAGGTCAGATACGTGAACAgacccagcccagcctcagAGCATGAAGCACGACACTCCTTCCAGTTTGTTGCATGCTCCGCTTTGCTGGACGGCAGCATGTCAGTCCAGTCCTTTGCCAGCGAGAACATCCACCGGCCAGCCTTGCGGGAGCTCCTCTGCAAAACGCAGCTGGAGCACCCTCCTGACAACACCCCCAGCTTTGACAGCCTTTACTGCGAAGTGAGTGTCACACTTCAGGATGGCAACACGACCAGCGACCGCTGCACTACCTTCTACGGGCACTGGAGGAAACCTCTGAAAAAGGAAGACTTGGAGAAAAAGTTTCAATCCAATGTGCATGGCATCCTGCAAACAGAAGCCATGGAAGGCATTATAGAGACTGTGTACAACCTGGAAAAAGTAGAGGACTGTTCTGTATTAAGTACATTTCTATCAGGACAGTCAGCAAGAGCACTTCCAAAGAAGCTACGCTTCTTTTGA